In Hemibagrus wyckioides isolate EC202008001 linkage group LG21, SWU_Hwy_1.0, whole genome shotgun sequence, the following proteins share a genomic window:
- the LOC131342661 gene encoding transcription factor HES-5-like: MWQPYIPHCVSKLSHWLQTVRTSNKPKTHTFIWRFGSINRGAAASTNQTHSTQRDLQHRDTAMAPTITSALNISNEHLPLNNKLRKPMVEKMRRDRINSSIEQLKSLLAPEFLNQQPDSKLEKADILEMTVSFLRQKQQQQQHPAAANQGFSRCVHDIVHFLSKEEVKTQSQRKLLNHFQNLQPSSDENRRESVVVQLSSTEQQIISKEKSSVKSSLWRPWRREDQDSKLFFN; the protein is encoded by the exons ATGTGGCAGCCCTACATTCCTCATTGTGTGTCCAAGCTCTCCCATTGGCTCCAAACTGTGAGAACCTCCAACAAGCCCAAGACCCACACATTCATATGGAGATTTGGGAGTATAAATAGAGGAGCTGCAGCCAGTACAAATCAGACCCACTCTACACAGAGAGATCTacagcacagagacacagcCATGGCACCAACCATCACTTCAGCACTGAACATCTCAAACGAGCACCTACCTCTGAACAACAAG CTGAGGAAGCCGATGGTGGAGAAGATGCGCAGAGATCGTATCAACAGCAGCATTGAGCAGCTGAAGTCTCTCCTGGCTCCAGAGTTCCTCAACCAGCAGCCTGACTCCAAACTGGAGAAAGCAGATATCCTGGAGATGACAGTCAGCTTCCTGAgacaaaagcagcagcagcagcagcatccagCAGCTGCCAATCAAGGCTTCTCCAGATGTGTCCATGACATtgttcacttcctgtctaaAGAAGAGGTGAAGACACAGAGCCAGAGAAAACTGCTGAACCACTTCCAGAATCTGCAGCCATCTTCAGACGAGAACAGGAGGGAAAGTGTTGTGGTTCAGCTGAGCTCTACAGAGCAGCAGATCATCAGCAAAGAGAAGAGTTCAGTTAAGAGCTCCCTCTGGAGGCCCTGGAGAAGAGAAGATCAAGACtctaagcttttttttaattaa
- the LOC131342833 gene encoding transcription factor HES-5-like — translation MQNVDQTRARTENECHKVLAEKMRRDRISTSIEQLRLIFYPIMQIPEDQALELEKADILEMAVTLLRQKACSRANSSFARGFSQCLHEMLRHVSLHAHLPPKDREEIKRFYVLQRTSLRLGSVFPNHRHFAHRSPKRTASRNRVALWRPWKKN, via the exons ATGCAAAACGTGGATCAGACACGCGCGAGGACAGAAAATGAA TGTCACAAAGTCCTGGCAGAGAAAATGCGCCGAGATCGAATCAGCACCAGCATCGAGCAGCTAAGGCTGATTTTCTATCCCATCATGCAGATACCTGAAGATCAAGCTCTCGAACTGGAGAAAGCCGACATTTTAGAGATGGCTGTGACGTTGCTCAGGCAGAAGGCGTGTTCGCGCGCAAATTCCAGTTTTGCACGTGGCTTCTCTCAGTGTTTGCACGAAATGCTGCGCCACGTGTCCCTGCACGCTCATCTGCCACCCAAAGACAGAGAAGAAATCAAACGTTTCTATGTGCTGCAGAGGACGAGCCTAAGACTGGGCTCCGTGTTTCCGAATCACAGACATTTTGCTCACAGATCACCGAAACGAACAGCATCCAGGAACCGAGTGGCTCTGTGGAGACCATGGAAGAAAAACTGA
- the LOC131342700 gene encoding transcription factor HES-5-like, which produces MAPTCMPSADYSKLSNKEKHKLRKPVVEKMRRDRINSCIEQLKVMLEKEFHQQDPNTKLEKADILEMTVVFLKQQLQSQISAPQKAHCDGYSQCWRETVNFLSANSKLDVTLQHLNRGQEAQRAQKDLQVSPRCSQIHQAPVKQEISVNRPVWRPW; this is translated from the exons ATGGCTCCTACTTGCATGCCTTCTGCTGACTACTCAAAGCTTTCCAACAAGGAAAAACATAAA ctAAGAAAACCAGTGGTGGAAAAAATGCGCCGTGATCGCATCAACAGCTGCATCGAGCAGCTTAAGGTGATGCTGGAGAAAGAATTCCACCAGCAAGACCCCAACACCAAGCTGGAGAAAGCTGACATTCTGGAAATGACTGTCGTCTTCCTGAAGCAGCAGCTGCAAAGCCAGATCTCAGCGCCTCAGAAAGCTCACTGTGACGGTTACTCTCAGTGCTGGAGGGAGACCGTGAACTTCCTGTCTGCCAACTCCAAACTTGACGTGACGCTTCAGCATCTCAACCGCGGTCAAGAAGCCCAGAGAGCACAGAAAGATTTACAGGTGTCTCCGCGTTGCTCCCAGATCCACCAGGCTCCGGTCAAGCAGGAGATCAGCGTGAACAGACCTGTGTGGAGGCCGTGGTAG